CAGAATTAAGTGATGAAGTAGCGTTCAGATTACTGCCGTCGGCCTGATAAAGTCCACCAGGGGGACTCAGCGCCGATTGATAAATTGCGGTTAGAAATAGAGCAGCCGCTACCAAATAAGCATCGCGTTGGTTGTCTGATATGTTCCATCTGATACGTCTTATGCTGGTTAGAGTTGCATACCAATTTTCATGTCTGCTGTTGGATATTAGTCGATATGCAGGTCCCCAGTTGGGATCAGGTCTTGCACCAGACTTTGATAATTTGCTCACCATATCTGCATTACCAGCAGCTTCGTCTAatactgtcttcttctccaaattcTTGCATTTAAACATATCATGTACGGATTATTTATCAGCAAATTAAGAGCCTGCATGCGTGCATGTGTATCcaactaacaaattaaaatcaagagaaaatgaTCTAAATGTCACTCAATTTCTTTCTGTTTCTAAGATGTAGACTCTCCTCTCCATATATATTTTAGTTCATTTGACTACAATACTCTTCAATAATCATACATGAGCGAGCGAACGTGTATACCTGTATGTTTCCAGGCTTGCAGCACCCTTGCGGGTATTCCCCTTGAGCCACCCAATCAGCACCCCGAGGGCGTCAAACTGTTGATTTCTCACTGCAATGTGAACCGCAGTCTCATCTCTTGCGTTCACATCTAGAATGGAATCTGGACAAGCTGACAGAAAGTAAGCTAAGAGGTCACACTCTCCTATTTGACTTGCAAAATGAAGAGGAGTATTGCCTTCCCTTCCTTTCACTCTCACAAGCTCTTTCTTCATGTCTACAAGGCGACGAGCCAGTTTGCTATGCCCATTTTTTACAGCAAGGTGGATGGGGCTGAACCCTTGCGGGTTGAGCTTCAAAGCAAATGAAGGCTTCAACATCATGATCTCAGTAGCAAAGTAGAGATACTTGAGCTCCTCATCAGGATTCGTCCTCAGATCCACAGATGCAGCAATATGCAAAGGTGTGTTAACAAATGGTTTCGCATCCACGGCATTCAACATATCAGGATCCTCCTCAATTAGAGCATAGAGACGGTCTGTATCTCCCGATAGAGCAGCTTCCTCCAACGGGCTTACATTATTTGCCATGCTTTCTGTATGCTAATAAGCTTTTTTGCTACTAATCAAGCCTAAAAAGTTGATGCCGCACCAAATGATCTTCATCGCTACTACTTAATATACCAAATTACCAACGCAAGTTTAAACATTTAATATTACCAACGCTGGATCCGTCAATTATGTACTAATTAAGcttatcttcttttattttgaagttTGGAgttgttttttttatctttaaaaatatttaaaaaaattgaagaggACTAGGTAAACAATATTCATCttgaacaatatgaataactatcaatcaaataaaaatacactataactctaaattaattatctaaaccttaatattaaaataactttcaatacacctaataaaatgaacattcgatatatttattatttatattatttaataattttattgtttacCTATATTTTTTCATCTACAAATATTTGTTTACATACTCCGATAAAGAAGacttatgatttaaaatttaaaaacaattagATATAGACTATGAAGTCAACAAAACATATAGTAACAAATTAAAAGGACAATGACATATACATAAAGAAAGACCGATGAGCTCAACGGACTTAAAGtcacatataaataaaataaatattaagtgaacagattaattttttaattaaagttaatttttttatatatactctttttaactgatttttattatattttaaagatCAATTTAGTTGAATTTAGTTATTGATACTAAGAGTAAATCTCattaatgaaatattaataagaaaaagtatagggagccaatagaatatttgtacaatgtgtataatagaGATTTAAGAAGTATTAAAGATATAATCATTAATATTACATTTTTCCATCAGTTgaaacttttgggatgagtggtatcatgacataatatatttaaaaaatataggtGATGTTTATTTAGCACATTGTACACTTAAACCATCGGCTCCCTAACACTACCCTATTAATAATAGCTGTGatgttaacaaaaatatatttatataaaaatagttagaaagttttctatcttctatatatatgtaataatatatcaccaataataaattattttttactctaTCGTATTAGAGGATATCATAAAAACaatgatatatttaattaagttatttaatACAGTACATGCACATGATATACCCAACTTAaaccatatataaataaattcctGATCTGGATCACAAAAATACATCACGAAATTAAAGGTGAGGcactcaaattaaaatttaaaattgttcaaaTGCAAGTTCTTCAGTGGAAATTACTGAGAATTAAAGTACATGACTAAAATGGATGACCAAGAAATCAACCAACAACACATGATCGTATCAGAGGTCTTGATCAGGTAGCTACAATGGTTTGGCCTGTGCATATTTTATTATACTAAAGCAGTAAAGTGCTCTGCCATCCAGTGAGAAATGCACTTACATATGAATAGACACGCGGTAGAAGAAAGATTAGTCATCAGTAGGATATGTAAATCCAATCAATCCATGGTCAAATTTGTACTGATCAAACCCACGTTGATATCGCTAAAGAAAAGGGGTGTATGCATGTAAGGTGTTCATGTCCGGGTAAAatcggatttttttttttttgtgactaaatagaaaagaaagaaaaaagagacaaaaccaaattaattggctAGGGTCATATCTAAATCTATTAGATGTTGAAGCTCACTCCATGGTTGGTTCCAATTCGAGTGAATGTCCGCGACAGAAGCAGCTGCTTTAGCCATACAATCTGCAACACTATTTGCAGTCCTCTGAATTAAAAGAATAGAGACTCTCCAATTCCAATTCATAACCTCCTGAATATGCTTTGCCAAATCCCATTCCGGAATATCCTTACTAAGCATTCTTTGGTTTACCAAGAAAAGAGCTTCTAAACAGTCTGTTTCACAAATAACCTCACGAAatccactctcccaagcaagaaGTAAACCTCTCCAAATTGCATACAATTCAGCAAAAAGAACACTGCACACTTCGACTTTTTCAGTGTAAACTTTCAACCAACATCTATTAAGATTACAAATGATACAACCAAAACCAGCATAGCCAAAAGGAGCAAAATAGCTAGcatcacaattcaatttaacaGAATGAACTGAAGGTGGAACCCAATGCAAACAAAGCGAAGGAAGAGACAAAGATTGATGCATAGCAAAAATAGTGTGAAACTCCCTTACTGAACTACGAATCAAACTCACCACTTTACTAGCACTCCATGAATCATCTATATTAAATAAGTCATGATTTTTGCTTCTCCAAATCCACCAGATAgtcgaaaagaaaagaaaagcatctCCACTCCTTGCACCTCTATAGAGCCAATCATGTAAATTCGAGTTATCTGAATACAAGCCTAAAAGGGTCCAGACCTCCTTGGCACTAGGGCACTCCCGAAGACAATGAAGAATGGATTCAGAACCATTCTGACACCGATGACAGGTGCTAGATAAAGCTAAACCACGACCCAAACGAAACTCTGCTGTAGGAATAGCATTATGGAGACTGAGCCAAATCAAGAACTTATACTTCTCAGGAATATGCAGACGCCATACCCACAACCAATTATCATGCTCATTCCAGTCAAACTTTCTTTTGGCTAGTCAACTGTACCCACTCCTAGCTGAGTAGAGTCTAGAAGATGCTACACCCCACGACCAACCCGAACTCTCTCCAGCATTCAAATCCGGATTATAAGCATTCAAACGCTGTTTATCATCTTCTGGAATGATAGAGAAAATATCATGGAGATTCCATTGACCATCTTTTCAAACGTCTCTAATAGTTAAATCAGAGTTAGATATATGTACAAAAGGGATATCTTGAGCAATTGGGCCCTCAATACTCCAATTGTCAAACCAAAAAGATTGATCAAGTGACCCAACGCACCAAGAGAAGGCATCCTTAAGAGCACCAAAAGCGTTTAAAATACTCTTCCAAACATGAGAAGCGTTGTAAGGGACAGGGCCATCTAAAACTCCCTCATTCCTCAGATACTTCGCCCTCAATAGAGCAACCCAAGGCTTGTCCTGACAATGAAAAAGTTGCCACACCAATTTACCAAGTAAAGATATATTAACACACGCAGGGTCTCTAACACCCAGGCCACCAAATTTTTTTGGAGTGATCACGGTCCtccaattaacaagagaaagacCTCTACCATCAACTTGACCCTTCCAAAGGAACTGTCTCATCATAGAAGATAATTTATCGCAAACCCAATTTGGAAAAAAGGATACCTGCATATGATAGACAGGAATGGATGCTGCAACAGAATTGATCAGGCAAAGTCTCCCTGCTTTATTTAGAAGCCttcctttccaattagctaATCTTCCCCTCACCTTTTCAATCACCGAATGAAAAGAAGCCCTACTGGTACGGGAATGATTAAGGTTAACTCCAAGATATCTTCCTAAGTCCAAAGCAAAACGTATTGAAGAAACACTAGTAAAAATATCTCTTCTACGAGCAGTCAcatttttagaacaaaaagcTTTAGACTTTTCAAGATTCACTTTCATGCCAGATGCCTTGCAAAAAATATTAAGAGAATGCATGACCATTTGGACCTGACTTTTTGTAGCCTGGCAGAAGAGTAAGAGATCATCTGCAAACATCAAATGAGAAAATTTTGGGCCACCCCTAGTGACAGAAACTGGTTTCCACACACCCTCGACCACCTTATGAGATATATAGCAGGCAAGTCTTTCCATACAAAGCACAAATAAGTAAGGAGACATTGGATCGCCCTGTCTAAGCCCCCTTCTAGGAGCAAAACTATCCAATCTATTCCCATTCCACATAATAGAAAGAGAGGATGCATCGAAAATATATACTAGacctatttattatttgttaggCTTGAATTCGACTCTAGACCCAATGAAACTTCTACATTTTTAGGTCACGATTATATTGGATAAAAATCAGGTGAAAATCGGACCGTTAACATTACTTTCTTATAAATTAGCATatgaaaatattcaaattttcaaGTCTCCAACCATGATTTGACATcgtaaaattcacttaaaaaaatataacaagaaccaaccattttttaaaattaaagtataaccataatcaatattaatattgtctaataacaccaaatatttaaatcaatacaaataatcaatattatacATTAGTgtaaagtcttatgcattttaaatataaaatattaacttatagttttataatgactaataacataaaatattaagatttaaaatacttaaattctacataagaatagccatcatccatcactaataacaaaatattactTGTGTATGACGACGGGACTGAGTTCGGGTGACCCAAACTATGCCCACGGACCCAACtcgaaataatgaccgggtctatttttaAGACACTTACCCGATCCTAAATTTggtgaaatcacaccaaattaaccCTAAAAAGTTTGAGACCGGACCGAGTCTTCGGGTCAGACCGGGCCATGAAGACCCCTATATGCGTGTTTGATTTGGAAAAATGTCTCTGTATTACTAGAGTGTGTGGACAAATTGTTTATTACTGAACTTTAGAAGATGtgaatcatcaagaattactctAATTATTAATAATGGCTAATTCAAGGACTAAAAGGCAcagttgagatcaagatggaGACGAAGAATTAGCCCatatctttattatttattgcaTTACAaacaattatattaaattaaaccaTATAGAACAACAGCATGAAAATAAAGCCTGAATTGAACACAACAACCAATAAACATGCAAACTTTCTAGCAAAGATGGGCACACACATGATCAAGCTATAAACTTGTGTAGTTCTAACTTTAAGTCTGCATAGAATCTTTTCGCCTTCAAAGTCAATGAAGACGTTGAAGGTAAGTTCATCATCATTTCAATGGCTACCAAGCAATAAATAACAACATAAACAACCATCATAACCGTAGCTATGTGTCTACCTCCAGTTGTTGGCGATATCAGCTGCATAGAATAAAGATAGCTGAAGGCAAAGGAAAAAATTGGCCCAAGCAACAGAAACCCAACGGAACTGCTGAGTATTAGTGTAAGAATCGTAAGTGTTGTGACCAAAAGCACGAGCGTGTTAATGGCTAATATGGCAACAAAACCACTGGCTGACAGGACAGATTTTCCGGCCGGAGGACTAAGTACAGTTTGGTAGATTCCGGTTAGAAGCAGAGCTGCAACTACCAAGTAAGATTCGCGCTGTATATCTGAGATATTGTGTCTAGTGCGTTTTACACGG
The genomic region above belongs to Arachis duranensis cultivar V14167 chromosome 3, aradu.V14167.gnm2.J7QH, whole genome shotgun sequence and contains:
- the LOC107477084 gene encoding ankyrin repeat-containing protein BDA1-like, encoding MANNVSPLEEAALSGDTDRLYALIEEDPDMLNAVDAKPFVNTPLHIAASLKYLYFATEIMMLKPSFALKLNPQGFSPIHLAVKNGHSKLARRLVDMKKELVRVKGREGNTPLHFASQIGECDLLAYFLSACPDSILDVNARDETAVHIAVRNQQFDALGVLIGWLKGNTRKGAASLEKSILNSKDEEGNTILHLSALKGLSRSVLAEGHSRGPGP